Proteins encoded by one window of Candidatus Sumerlaea chitinivorans:
- a CDS encoding Integral membrane protein, producing MKNPIIKRIIWILIFAVLFYTAFVIWSDARKNVQTLRQFPWRHLPLILGAVLMNLWIRELKWDYFRRMAGIRVPRFGSFLVFFSGYSMCISPGRVGELIKPFMYKEYFDQKMRRTVPLVFCERLSDLLGMIVLAGAALSGFATAVQSHNDQSWLTSSFIYGFLIFSAAFMVVLVWVLRQKRWFYGLLFALGKVGALRKVMHKMRKVYYATYPLLTVRNLAITTGLAAFSWSFECLALYWILHGVGATSVTFSQATFIFCMATIFGGFLFFLPGGIGGFETTMAIMLSILGVPPYQSAPAVILIRFCTLFFSVALGFLFILMTSLKYHKGLEWEEFEHADSEAM from the coding sequence ATGAAAAACCCAATTATCAAAAGAATCATCTGGATCCTGATTTTTGCGGTGCTTTTTTACACCGCTTTCGTCATTTGGAGTGACGCGCGTAAGAACGTGCAAACGTTGCGCCAATTCCCATGGCGCCATTTGCCGCTGATCCTTGGTGCGGTGCTCATGAATCTTTGGATCCGCGAGCTGAAGTGGGACTACTTCCGACGTATGGCTGGGATTCGGGTTCCGCGCTTCGGAAGTTTCCTTGTCTTCTTTAGTGGCTACTCGATGTGTATCTCGCCGGGGCGGGTGGGCGAGCTGATCAAACCGTTCATGTACAAAGAGTATTTCGATCAGAAGATGCGCCGGACCGTTCCTTTGGTGTTTTGCGAGCGACTTTCGGATCTCTTAGGAATGATTGTGTTGGCGGGTGCGGCACTGAGCGGCTTCGCCACGGCGGTTCAATCCCACAACGATCAAAGCTGGCTGACGAGCTCTTTTATTTACGGGTTCCTCATCTTTTCGGCTGCATTCATGGTTGTGCTGGTATGGGTGCTTCGTCAGAAGCGTTGGTTTTATGGCCTGCTTTTCGCCTTAGGGAAGGTGGGGGCGCTGCGCAAGGTCATGCACAAAATGCGCAAGGTTTACTACGCCACCTACCCGCTTCTGACCGTGCGGAATCTTGCGATCACTACCGGGTTGGCCGCTTTCTCGTGGTCGTTTGAGTGTCTGGCACTCTACTGGATTCTTCACGGCGTAGGCGCCACCTCCGTCACTTTCAGCCAAGCCACTTTTATTTTTTGTATGGCCACGATTTTCGGGGGATTTCTTTTCTTTCTCCCTGGCGGAATCGGCGGGTTTGAAACCACGATGGCGATCATGCTTTCGATTCTTGGCGTCCCCCCCTATCAAAGCGCGCCTGCTGTGATTCTCATCCGATTCTGCACATTGTTCTTCAGTGTTGCCCTCGGCTTCCTCTTCATTCTTATGACCTCTCTCAAGTATCACAAGGGGCTGGAATGGGAGGAGTTCGAACACGCGGACTCCGAGGCGATGTAG
- a CDS encoding TPR domain protein, putative component of TonB system, which translates to MISYMSKWLRRALDVVIVALIVAAIPFAMRAYHPIEQNNKAVAALEAKRYDEAIALLSEAIQAKPDNEVIRRNLVAAYNSKAVALEKEGREREAVASYEKALSLDPKNQTILRNLVATLNNLAVERSSARDFVHSQQLFEEASKWLKQIEDETVQRNVLKNYAGLLTVWGAELMKRNQPDGAIQAFEQALRLAPENAAANIYLGDLAYEANDFERAGRYYREALKLDRENAEYLRSRIKMLENEARIEPKLKTYPDPQNEFRIQAVPYTSGIPVPTIREMLREARRVIGQKLGIYPGRAVNVKIYEPEDFFKISMLPEWAVGIYDGKMRLKLDDIQGAPTQVRDLLFHEYTHAVLAMNIKQKVPAWFHEGLAQLMEPQFAESMREQVQMREALMKKKLTFETLQASFKDIDSKRDAEDAYLMSKYFLSYLNRRYGAEKLREWIQHLANEEAFPDAFQKVYGEPLKDVQHEWIQAQLR; encoded by the coding sequence TTGATTTCGTACATGAGCAAGTGGTTGCGCCGCGCTCTGGATGTCGTAATTGTTGCCCTCATCGTTGCGGCAATCCCGTTTGCGATGCGTGCCTACCATCCTATCGAGCAGAACAACAAGGCGGTTGCGGCGTTGGAGGCTAAACGCTACGACGAGGCCATCGCCCTGCTCAGTGAAGCCATCCAAGCGAAACCGGACAACGAGGTCATCCGACGCAATCTGGTTGCAGCTTACAATTCCAAGGCGGTGGCGTTGGAAAAAGAGGGTCGCGAGCGCGAGGCTGTTGCGTCGTACGAAAAAGCCTTGTCGTTGGACCCGAAGAATCAAACCATCCTGCGCAATCTGGTGGCGACCCTCAATAACCTTGCGGTCGAGCGGTCGAGCGCGCGCGATTTTGTCCACTCCCAGCAGCTCTTCGAAGAGGCCAGTAAGTGGCTGAAGCAAATCGAGGACGAAACTGTTCAACGCAATGTTCTAAAGAACTATGCCGGACTACTGACCGTCTGGGGTGCGGAACTCATGAAGCGCAATCAGCCGGACGGTGCGATCCAAGCGTTTGAGCAGGCCTTGCGCCTTGCACCGGAGAATGCTGCCGCAAACATCTACCTTGGTGATTTGGCTTATGAAGCGAACGATTTTGAGCGCGCGGGGCGATATTATCGCGAGGCGCTGAAATTAGACCGCGAAAACGCGGAGTACCTGAGGTCGCGCATCAAAATGCTGGAGAATGAAGCGCGCATCGAACCCAAGCTGAAAACGTATCCTGACCCGCAAAATGAATTTCGGATCCAAGCCGTCCCGTACACCAGCGGGATCCCTGTTCCCACAATTCGCGAGATGCTGCGCGAAGCAAGACGCGTCATCGGGCAGAAGTTGGGCATTTATCCGGGACGCGCCGTGAACGTGAAGATCTATGAGCCGGAGGACTTCTTCAAAATCTCTATGCTACCCGAGTGGGCGGTGGGAATTTACGATGGCAAGATGCGGCTCAAACTCGACGATATTCAAGGGGCGCCGACACAAGTGCGGGATCTACTTTTTCACGAATACACGCACGCAGTCCTTGCCATGAACATCAAGCAAAAGGTCCCCGCTTGGTTCCATGAGGGGCTTGCCCAACTCATGGAGCCCCAGTTCGCTGAGAGCATGCGCGAGCAGGTTCAGATGCGCGAAGCCCTGATGAAGAAAAAACTGACGTTCGAAACTTTGCAGGCGTCGTTCAAGGACATCGATTCGAAGCGCGACGCCGAGGACGCCTACTTGATGTCGAAGTATTTCCTTTCCTATCTCAATCGCCGTTATGGCGCGGAGAAATTGCGAGAGTGGATTCAACACCTCGCCAATGAAGAAGCCTTCCCGGATGCCTTCCAGAAAGTGTACGGCGAACCGCTCAAGGACGTCCAACATGAGTGGATCCAAGCGCAACTTCGTTGA
- a CDS encoding Ketol-acid reductoisomerase has translation MVQMYYDKDASLAPLQGKTVAVIGYGSQGHAQAQNMRDSGVRVIISELPGTPNYELAVSHGFKPMSAAEAAAKADVIQILLPDEIQRFVYEKDIKPNLRAGKALVWSHGFNIHFGTIVPPPDVDVYMVAPKGPGHLVRRVFVEGGGVPALIAIQQNATGKAKELALAHARAIGATRAGVLETTFKEETETDLFGEQVVLCGGLTSLIMKGFETLVAAGYQPEIAYFECCHEVKLIVDLIYEKGISNMRYSISDTAEYGDLTRGPRIINDAVVAEMKKILAEIQSGQFAREWILENQAGRPVYRALKRQGLEHPIEKVGEQLRSMMSWLSQKGGATKSAPAPAKKAAPAKKKATSRKK, from the coding sequence ATGGTACAGATGTACTACGACAAGGACGCAAGCCTTGCCCCGCTTCAGGGCAAGACGGTCGCCGTCATTGGCTACGGCAGCCAAGGCCACGCCCAAGCGCAAAACATGCGCGACAGTGGCGTGCGTGTCATTATCAGTGAGTTGCCGGGCACACCGAACTATGAGCTTGCCGTGTCGCACGGCTTCAAGCCGATGAGTGCAGCAGAAGCTGCCGCAAAGGCCGACGTGATCCAGATCCTTCTCCCAGACGAGATTCAACGTTTCGTCTATGAGAAAGACATCAAACCCAACCTGCGGGCCGGAAAAGCTCTCGTCTGGTCGCACGGTTTCAACATTCACTTTGGAACCATCGTCCCCCCGCCGGATGTGGACGTTTACATGGTGGCACCGAAGGGGCCGGGGCATCTCGTGCGCCGCGTTTTTGTGGAAGGTGGCGGAGTTCCTGCGCTCATCGCAATCCAGCAAAATGCCACGGGCAAAGCGAAAGAACTTGCGTTAGCGCATGCACGAGCCATCGGGGCTACCCGCGCGGGCGTCCTCGAAACCACGTTCAAAGAAGAGACCGAAACGGACCTCTTTGGCGAGCAGGTGGTGCTATGCGGCGGCCTGACAAGCTTGATCATGAAAGGTTTCGAAACCCTCGTGGCGGCAGGCTACCAGCCCGAAATCGCCTATTTTGAGTGCTGCCACGAAGTGAAGCTCATCGTGGATCTCATCTATGAAAAGGGCATCAGCAACATGCGCTACTCGATCAGCGACACGGCGGAGTATGGAGATCTCACGCGCGGGCCACGCATCATCAACGACGCCGTGGTCGCGGAAATGAAGAAGATCCTCGCCGAGATCCAGAGCGGTCAGTTTGCACGCGAGTGGATCCTTGAAAACCAAGCTGGGAGGCCGGTCTATCGGGCGCTCAAGCGCCAGGGCCTCGAGCATCCGATCGAAAAAGTGGGTGAGCAACTTCGCTCCATGATGAGTTGGCTGAGCCAAAAAGGTGGGGCCACAAAGAGCGCACCCGCGCCTGCCAAAAAAGCTGCGCCGGCAAAAAAGAAAGCTACTTCGCGGAAGAAGTAA
- a CDS encoding Peptidyl-prolyl cis-trans isomerase, which yields MGRGLSLWSNATDEVVTEPLTLTEGTYAVFHTSDGEFLVRLYPDKAPKTVENFVQLATGKKEWTHPITEARSSRPLYNNTLIYNIVEDVAIKGGDPTNKGEGGPGYMLDLEVSPDLTFNERGVLAMQSASKNKANGSRWFITLVPMPDYTGRYSAFGKVIAGLDVVRQISRKPTKRPLEPLDPTVVYSIEIIEVPPKHVTTARLATENGIRVVTVDKEFKSLEKPAEEEEETTGTKASSEETTTTP from the coding sequence GTGGGGCGTGGACTCTCGTTGTGGTCCAATGCGACGGATGAAGTCGTAACCGAGCCGCTCACGCTCACAGAGGGGACCTATGCTGTTTTCCATACGTCGGACGGGGAATTCCTCGTGCGGTTGTATCCGGATAAAGCTCCCAAGACGGTCGAGAATTTCGTTCAATTGGCCACGGGCAAGAAAGAGTGGACCCACCCGATCACCGAAGCGAGAAGTTCTCGGCCTTTATACAACAACACGCTTATCTACAATATTGTGGAAGATGTGGCTATCAAAGGCGGTGATCCCACAAACAAAGGCGAAGGGGGGCCAGGCTACATGCTCGACCTTGAGGTGTCGCCTGACCTCACGTTTAACGAACGCGGGGTCCTCGCCATGCAAAGCGCAAGCAAGAATAAAGCGAACGGCAGTCGTTGGTTCATCACCCTTGTGCCCATGCCTGACTATACTGGGCGATACTCGGCTTTTGGAAAGGTGATCGCCGGGCTGGACGTTGTACGGCAGATCTCGAGAAAGCCAACGAAGCGACCGTTGGAACCCCTTGACCCGACAGTGGTTTATTCGATCGAGATCATCGAGGTGCCGCCCAAGCATGTGACCACGGCCCGCCTTGCCACCGAGAATGGCATTCGGGTGGTCACCGTCGATAAAGAGTTCAAGTCCCTCGAAAAGCCTGCCGAGGAAGAAGAAGAGACAACGGGCACAAAGGCATCGAGCGAAGAGACGACAACTACACCCTAA
- a CDS encoding Chromosome partition protein smc: MQFLKKLELHGFKSFANRTVIDFLPGITVIVGPNGSGKSNIFDAIRWVLGEQSAKSMRGARMGDVIFNGSASVKATGMAKVQLVLDNSRRHLPIDFDEVSIARHLYRTGESEYLLNRTPCRLKDIVSLLMDTGIGTDSYSVLEQGKVDAIINTKPLERRVLFDEAAGISKYKARKEEALAKLARTDEDLVRLNDIIVEVRRQANSLKRQVQKAERYKRLSARLRALEMELLAGRYLRLRDTAQEVHAQYEELHAEVERLRSLLDSLEAEHEMTREESEQIQQNLETVQSQNFAILNQIAEAQGQIALHEQRLESASQRRQALLTELEALKQRATSLEQARLELAQELGQHEQVLSSLEVEYQQKKAEHDALRANSEESGARLADLRRRLSDAQREAQACEQNQRLAHAMEAKLRAELESSEADRSLLDQQLEALGMEVEERQSTAEELTQILDALKADAQSTKAKLQELENSLSQRTHELEEIRRSAQVTRSRHTALVELQANFEGYFGGVREVMKQASSGALGGIIGVVSTLIEASGEHELAIEAALGSHTQDIVVEHAEDAKAAVEWLKRSGRGRATFLPLDLIEARETPSRLAEMLRQPGVIGVAADLVRYDPKITNAIRHLLGAVVVCQDLDTAIRLERSGYRARFVTLEGELVTPHGAITGGSVKSQGLLHRTREIRELANQLAAWEEREAAVAREVEALREQVAQLRTTAQKLASSITTQEIEAARARKDLEVVQQKFAEKQASLTVLEQRRARLEEELALQRRTFDETSERLAALRGEITQLEEELSRCESESSQRQLELAERMREVNELLVKLSMARERLNNLREKHETLKREQTRVVQDETGRRRELDTLAQEEEAAHKHLAELRQRIVHLETQKRELEERLTFETSRRETIHLDLHKLGERTQEVRRDLHVAQNRFHEVEIRRAEIDVQLATVETQAREKFGLAVEALLEEVQKARTEIVDDAPSVCEESASEAHSGNGHEPEPASARAETPENEVRMLRQPEELAQEIATVQEKLQSLGPVHVGAIDEYNELNARYEFLTAQERDLQAAKAQLTEMIRQIDKTTTDIFVEAFTKIRENFAEMFRRLFGGGRADLLLTEENGVLDSGIDIVAQPPGKKPTHISLLSGGEKALTAIALLFAIFMRRPSPVCILDEIDAPLDDKNIERFKELVREFAHETQFVIITHNKQTMALADTLYGVTMEEQGVSRLVSIRFDEFEDSELAREMATA, encoded by the coding sequence ATGCAGTTTCTCAAGAAGCTTGAACTTCACGGTTTCAAGAGTTTCGCGAACCGCACGGTGATTGATTTTTTACCGGGAATCACTGTGATCGTTGGTCCCAACGGAAGCGGCAAATCCAATATCTTTGACGCCATACGTTGGGTCTTGGGTGAGCAAAGCGCCAAAAGCATGCGCGGTGCCCGCATGGGCGACGTGATTTTCAATGGCTCCGCTTCCGTAAAAGCCACGGGCATGGCAAAGGTACAGCTCGTGCTCGATAACAGCCGACGCCACCTGCCCATTGACTTCGACGAGGTCAGCATTGCCCGCCATCTCTACCGCACCGGCGAAAGTGAGTATCTCCTAAACCGGACTCCATGTCGGCTCAAAGATATCGTCTCTCTCCTCATGGACACAGGGATTGGGACGGACAGTTACTCCGTGCTCGAGCAGGGAAAGGTGGATGCGATCATCAACACCAAACCGCTCGAACGACGCGTCCTTTTTGACGAGGCGGCCGGCATTTCCAAATATAAGGCGCGCAAAGAGGAAGCACTCGCCAAGCTGGCCCGTACGGACGAGGATCTCGTCCGCCTAAACGATATCATCGTGGAGGTTCGGCGCCAGGCGAATTCCCTCAAGCGGCAGGTGCAAAAGGCCGAGCGCTATAAGCGACTCTCCGCACGCCTTCGAGCTTTGGAAATGGAGCTTCTCGCGGGGCGCTATCTGCGCTTGCGCGACACCGCCCAAGAGGTCCACGCCCAGTACGAGGAACTCCACGCAGAAGTCGAGCGCCTGCGGAGCTTGCTGGATTCGCTCGAAGCGGAACACGAAATGACCCGCGAAGAATCCGAGCAAATTCAGCAGAACCTTGAAACCGTTCAAAGCCAGAACTTCGCGATTCTCAACCAGATCGCTGAAGCGCAAGGCCAGATTGCCCTTCATGAGCAGCGACTCGAATCCGCCTCGCAGCGCCGGCAAGCGCTTCTCACGGAGTTAGAGGCCCTGAAGCAACGAGCTACTTCGCTTGAGCAGGCGAGATTGGAACTGGCTCAAGAGCTTGGCCAACACGAACAAGTGCTGAGTTCCCTTGAGGTTGAGTATCAGCAGAAGAAGGCAGAGCACGACGCGCTGCGAGCGAACAGTGAGGAGTCGGGCGCGCGTTTAGCCGATCTGCGCCGGCGACTTAGTGATGCGCAACGGGAGGCCCAAGCCTGTGAGCAGAACCAACGCCTCGCCCATGCGATGGAAGCCAAACTGCGTGCCGAGCTCGAGTCGAGTGAAGCGGATCGTTCTCTGCTCGATCAACAGCTCGAGGCGCTCGGCATGGAAGTAGAGGAGCGCCAATCCACAGCTGAGGAACTGACCCAGATCTTGGACGCGCTCAAGGCAGACGCACAGAGCACCAAAGCCAAACTTCAGGAGCTGGAAAACTCCCTGAGTCAGCGCACCCACGAATTAGAGGAGATTCGGCGTTCCGCACAGGTCACACGCTCGCGTCATACGGCCCTTGTGGAGCTGCAGGCGAACTTTGAAGGGTACTTCGGTGGGGTGCGCGAGGTGATGAAGCAAGCCTCCTCTGGCGCCTTGGGTGGTATTATCGGCGTCGTGAGCACCCTGATTGAAGCGTCCGGTGAGCATGAGCTTGCCATCGAGGCGGCGCTTGGTTCGCACACTCAGGATATCGTCGTTGAGCACGCCGAAGATGCCAAGGCCGCTGTCGAGTGGTTGAAACGTTCCGGACGCGGACGCGCGACGTTCTTGCCGTTGGATCTCATCGAGGCGCGGGAGACGCCTTCGCGTCTGGCGGAGATGCTTCGTCAGCCCGGCGTCATCGGGGTGGCCGCCGACCTTGTGCGCTACGATCCGAAAATCACGAATGCCATTCGGCATCTGTTGGGGGCCGTGGTGGTGTGTCAGGATTTGGATACGGCGATCCGCCTCGAGCGCTCGGGCTATCGTGCTCGCTTCGTGACTTTGGAAGGCGAGTTGGTCACGCCGCACGGGGCCATCACCGGCGGGAGCGTAAAGTCGCAGGGACTGCTGCACCGCACGCGCGAAATTCGCGAACTCGCCAACCAGCTTGCTGCTTGGGAGGAGCGCGAGGCCGCGGTTGCGCGTGAAGTGGAAGCGCTCCGCGAGCAGGTTGCCCAACTGCGCACGACCGCTCAGAAACTGGCGAGCTCGATTACCACTCAGGAAATTGAAGCTGCACGCGCCCGAAAGGATCTCGAAGTGGTGCAGCAAAAGTTTGCCGAAAAACAAGCCTCGCTGACGGTGCTGGAACAGCGTCGCGCGCGTCTGGAGGAGGAACTTGCTCTCCAACGGCGCACTTTTGATGAAACCAGCGAGCGGCTCGCGGCCCTTCGGGGCGAGATTACCCAGCTGGAAGAGGAACTCAGCCGGTGTGAATCCGAAAGCTCCCAGCGCCAACTCGAGCTGGCCGAGCGCATGCGCGAGGTGAATGAACTCCTTGTCAAACTCAGCATGGCGCGTGAACGGCTCAACAATTTGCGTGAGAAGCACGAAACCCTCAAGCGCGAGCAAACACGGGTGGTGCAAGATGAGACGGGCCGTCGGCGAGAACTCGACACTCTCGCGCAGGAAGAGGAGGCTGCCCACAAGCATTTGGCAGAGCTCCGACAACGCATCGTGCACTTGGAGACTCAGAAACGTGAGCTGGAGGAGCGGCTCACCTTTGAGACCTCACGACGCGAGACCATCCATCTGGATTTGCACAAGCTTGGCGAGCGGACTCAAGAGGTGCGTCGCGATCTTCACGTGGCGCAAAATCGTTTCCACGAAGTCGAAATCCGGCGAGCAGAAATTGACGTCCAACTTGCAACAGTGGAGACGCAAGCGCGCGAGAAGTTTGGTCTCGCGGTGGAGGCGCTTCTCGAGGAGGTCCAGAAAGCTCGCACAGAGATAGTGGACGATGCGCCCAGCGTGTGCGAAGAGTCGGCGTCTGAGGCCCACTCCGGCAATGGTCATGAACCTGAGCCGGCTTCAGCCAGAGCCGAGACGCCAGAAAATGAAGTCCGGATGCTGCGCCAGCCCGAGGAGCTTGCGCAAGAGATCGCAACCGTCCAAGAGAAACTTCAGAGCCTTGGCCCAGTCCACGTAGGCGCAATTGACGAATACAACGAGCTCAATGCTCGCTACGAATTCCTGACCGCGCAGGAACGCGATCTCCAAGCCGCCAAGGCCCAGCTCACCGAGATGATCCGCCAAATTGACAAAACCACGACGGACATTTTTGTCGAGGCGTTCACGAAAATTCGCGAGAACTTTGCTGAAATGTTCCGCCGACTGTTTGGGGGCGGACGGGCCGACCTTCTGCTCACCGAAGAAAACGGTGTGCTCGACAGTGGCATTGACATCGTGGCTCAACCGCCGGGCAAAAAACCGACCCACATTTCCTTGCTCAGCGGCGGAGAGAAGGCACTAACGGCCATTGCGCTGCTCTTTGCCATTTTCATGCGAAGGCCAAGCCCGGTGTGCATTCTCGACGAAATTGATGCTCCTCTCGACGACAAAAATATCGAACGGTTCAAGGAATTGGTGCGGGAGTTTGCCCACGAGACCCAGTTTGTCATTATCACGCATAACAAGCAAACCATGGCTCTCGCCGACACCCTTTACGGCGTGACGATGGAAGAACAAGGCGTTAGCCGCTTGGTCAGCATCCGCTTTGATGAGTTCGAGGACAGCGAACTGGCGCGCGAGATGGCGACGGCATGA
- a CDS encoding LSU ribosomal protein L9p, with amino-acid sequence MEVILFENVKGLGFQGDRVKVSEGYFRNFLKPRGLAAEATPANIQRFEKMKQRKLELAAAKAAEAREIAKRIENLTVTIKAKAGESDRLFGSVTTQDIAEALAQAGYTIDRKHIEIEEPIKKLGVHTVTLRLHPEVVSKLKVIVERA; translated from the coding sequence ATGGAAGTCATCCTCTTTGAAAACGTGAAAGGTCTTGGATTTCAGGGCGATCGCGTCAAGGTCTCGGAAGGTTACTTCAGGAATTTCCTGAAGCCGCGCGGGCTCGCGGCTGAAGCCACTCCCGCCAATATCCAGCGTTTCGAAAAGATGAAGCAGCGCAAGCTTGAGCTTGCGGCTGCGAAAGCGGCTGAGGCGCGCGAGATCGCAAAACGGATCGAAAACCTCACGGTGACCATCAAGGCTAAGGCAGGGGAAAGCGATCGGCTTTTTGGTTCGGTCACGACCCAAGACATCGCCGAGGCCCTCGCGCAGGCCGGATATACCATTGACCGCAAGCATATCGAGATCGAGGAGCCGATCAAGAAGCTTGGCGTTCACACGGTGACGCTGCGGTTGCACCCAGAGGTCGTCAGTAAGCTGAAAGTGATTGTTGAGCGCGCATGA
- a CDS encoding putative SIGNAL PEPTIDE PROTEIN — translation MAEQLANAFRQKGFRWDTQKARHLLNRAGFGIPPSAVRRLASFPPEEAVRSFLDYERFPEPNTPPDWLPEALDFPTLRARTQGMTEEQRQQFRRERERANRDALLRLQRWWFDRICRTQRPLEEKMTLFWHSHFAVSAQKVRSARLNYQLNATLRRHATGNYRTLLQEVSKSPAMLEYLDNRQNVKGNPNENWAREFFELFTLGIGNYTESDIKEAARAFTGWTARGELPVFVARRHDDGIKTIFGRTGRFSGDDVIDLTLAQPACAEFICAKLWRFFAYEDPEPEVVRGLAETFRNSNYELKPVLKQMFSSQAFYSERAIATQIKSPVQYLAQLVVQLDLTLSERPPLIQFAMRAMGQELFHPPNVKGWDGGKRWINTSTLLVRQNFATYLVAGGRPDVMGGRRLGQGGGRRAFPAAASSPGQGMEEGQPASGVSPMMEEQMMTSDPAEARFAPAGQDAMPTDIPTQTLARALAQQGRGERPFPPPADVRKVFRNLDGGSPEQIVQALAQHFLARPLDSQQVQVLAGLLAPQHLRSTPLKLTEVPLTNLQATLQALLCTAEYQLC, via the coding sequence ATGGCTGAGCAACTTGCCAATGCCTTTCGCCAGAAAGGGTTTCGCTGGGACACGCAGAAGGCCCGGCACCTTCTCAATCGTGCAGGTTTCGGGATTCCCCCTTCGGCTGTCAGACGCCTTGCTTCTTTTCCCCCCGAAGAGGCGGTTCGCTCCTTTCTCGATTACGAGCGGTTTCCCGAACCCAATACGCCGCCGGATTGGTTGCCGGAAGCACTCGATTTTCCGACGCTCCGCGCGCGCACACAGGGGATGACAGAAGAGCAACGCCAACAGTTTCGTCGGGAGCGTGAACGCGCCAATCGAGATGCCCTCCTACGTCTTCAACGGTGGTGGTTTGACCGTATCTGCCGCACCCAGAGACCGCTCGAAGAGAAAATGACGCTGTTTTGGCATAGTCACTTTGCCGTATCCGCGCAAAAGGTGCGCTCCGCGCGACTCAACTACCAGCTCAATGCGACTCTTCGGCGTCATGCGACAGGGAATTATCGAACGCTGCTGCAGGAGGTCTCTAAAAGCCCGGCGATGCTCGAGTACCTCGACAATCGCCAGAATGTGAAAGGGAATCCGAACGAGAACTGGGCCCGAGAGTTCTTCGAGCTCTTCACGCTCGGGATTGGCAACTACACAGAGTCCGACATCAAAGAAGCAGCGCGAGCCTTTACCGGATGGACGGCACGAGGCGAGCTGCCGGTCTTCGTGGCGCGCCGACACGATGACGGAATCAAAACTATCTTTGGTCGCACCGGCCGTTTTTCTGGCGATGATGTAATAGACCTCACCCTTGCTCAACCTGCTTGCGCTGAGTTCATCTGCGCAAAGCTTTGGCGGTTTTTTGCCTATGAGGACCCCGAGCCGGAGGTTGTGCGCGGCTTGGCGGAGACCTTCCGTAACTCCAACTATGAGCTCAAACCCGTCCTTAAGCAAATGTTCTCTTCTCAAGCGTTTTATAGCGAGCGTGCCATAGCGACCCAAATCAAATCACCCGTGCAGTATCTTGCCCAGCTTGTGGTCCAGCTCGACCTCACCCTCTCGGAGCGCCCTCCCCTCATCCAATTCGCCATGCGCGCGATGGGACAGGAGCTTTTTCATCCTCCCAACGTGAAGGGGTGGGATGGTGGCAAGCGATGGATCAACACCAGCACCCTACTCGTTCGCCAGAATTTCGCGACATATCTTGTGGCGGGCGGGCGTCCGGACGTTATGGGGGGCAGACGTTTGGGACAAGGTGGTGGCCGGCGGGCTTTCCCTGCAGCTGCTTCATCGCCCGGACAAGGGATGGAGGAGGGCCAGCCGGCGAGCGGCGTCAGCCCCATGATGGAAGAACAGATGATGACGAGCGACCCCGCGGAGGCGCGGTTTGCCCCAGCCGGCCAGGACGCGATGCCCACGGACATTCCCACGCAAACTTTGGCGAGAGCGCTTGCTCAACAAGGCCGCGGCGAGCGACCTTTTCCCCCACCCGCTGACGTACGAAAAGTTTTTCGGAACTTGGACGGAGGTTCGCCCGAGCAGATTGTCCAAGCGTTGGCTCAGCACTTCTTGGCTCGACCTTTGGACTCGCAGCAGGTTCAAGTGCTTGCCGGGCTCTTGGCTCCACAGCATTTGCGCTCAACACCGCTCAAGTTGACCGAGGTGCCGCTCACGAACCTTCAAGCAACCCTGCAGGCCCTGCTCTGCACCGCGGAATACCAGCTTTGTTGA